The following are from one region of the Methanospirillum hungatei genome:
- a CDS encoding arsenate reductase ArsC, with amino-acid sequence MKRKVLFICTHNSARSQMAEGYVNARYSDRYEGFSAGTEVTRVHPLAIRVMNEIGIDISHQKSKELEGFFDYEIDTVVTVCDGANAVCPMFPGAKETIHVSFPDPSSATGTEDIQLEMFRRVRDDILSFIDQQFGKKDT; translated from the coding sequence ATGAAACGGAAAGTCCTCTTTATTTGTACCCATAACTCTGCCCGTTCACAGATGGCTGAAGGATATGTAAATGCCCGGTATAGTGATCGGTATGAAGGGTTTAGTGCCGGGACCGAGGTAACCAGAGTCCATCCTCTGGCAATCAGAGTCATGAATGAGATAGGCATTGATATCAGTCATCAGAAGTCAAAGGAACTTGAGGGATTCTTTGACTATGAGATTGACACAGTTGTTACGGTATGTGATGGTGCAAATGCTGTCTGCCCCATGTTCCCAGGTGCAAAAGAGACGATCCATGTCAGCTTCCCGGATCCATCATCCGCAACCGGAACTGAAGATATACAACTGGAGATGTTTCGTAGGGTGCGGGATGACATTTTGTCCTTTATTGACCAACAGTTTGGAAAAAAAGATACATAA
- a CDS encoding preprotein translocase subunit SecD: protein MDKKTIIETVKDYRVSIYLILVIASFIILFPHPGPSGLQTNLQFGLDLDGGSWIQLEYQAATVKFKSDMTLDSFIPALKNQLGSEVIQVDEDTLEIRKSITEEELRGIFSGLNASLVSFSPGVTKETAEDIKRILENKINSLGTRDAKVYVITGLNGISRYIRVEMAGVSMGQAKEIVGKQGKFEVRFHTIGNETAHVLFGDSIQSVANPSQSPPNSDNWGVSFVISPQGAENLRSVAISSGAVKNPQGHNLDMILDGEVVFSAPLAPDLAAELQTRPTSNLLASTGYGQEGKEQAKLLEIHLRNGALPVEVQIAGSGSVSAELGEQFKFWCVVAGLCALIAVGISVLYRYHEPAIVLPMVLINASEVLILLAITSFFLQLDLATIAGLIAVLGTGIDQMVILTDEILHEGKVPSPNLYVKRLKRALSIIVASAATVFIAMLPLALMDLSTLRGFAIVTILGVLVGVIITRPAYGRIIMAILSR from the coding sequence ATGGATAAAAAAACAATCATAGAGACGGTAAAAGATTATAGGGTTTCAATTTACCTTATCCTGGTGATTGCGTCGTTCATCATTCTGTTTCCTCATCCAGGTCCATCAGGTCTTCAGACCAATCTTCAGTTTGGACTGGACCTTGATGGAGGTTCATGGATCCAACTTGAATATCAGGCTGCAACCGTGAAGTTTAAGTCCGATATGACTCTTGATTCATTCATTCCTGCACTAAAAAATCAGCTTGGATCAGAAGTCATTCAAGTGGATGAAGATACTCTGGAGATCAGGAAATCTATTACTGAAGAGGAACTTCGTGGTATATTTTCAGGTCTTAATGCGTCATTGGTCTCTTTTTCTCCGGGTGTGACAAAAGAGACTGCTGAAGATATTAAACGGATTTTAGAGAATAAAATTAACAGTCTTGGGACACGTGATGCCAAGGTCTATGTCATAACCGGACTGAATGGAATCAGTCGGTACATCAGGGTTGAGATGGCTGGTGTTTCCATGGGTCAGGCCAAAGAAATTGTTGGTAAACAGGGTAAATTTGAGGTCCGGTTTCACACAATAGGAAATGAGACCGCTCATGTCCTCTTTGGTGATTCAATTCAATCAGTTGCAAATCCATCCCAAAGTCCACCTAATAGCGATAACTGGGGTGTTTCATTTGTTATCTCACCACAAGGAGCAGAAAACCTTCGGTCGGTTGCTATCTCATCCGGTGCTGTAAAAAATCCACAAGGTCATAATCTGGATATGATACTAGACGGAGAGGTTGTATTCTCCGCCCCTCTTGCTCCTGATCTGGCAGCAGAACTCCAAACCAGACCGACTTCCAACCTTCTGGCTTCTACCGGGTATGGTCAGGAAGGGAAAGAACAGGCAAAACTGCTTGAAATACATCTTCGAAACGGAGCACTCCCGGTCGAGGTTCAGATTGCGGGATCAGGTTCTGTCTCTGCAGAGTTAGGTGAACAATTTAAGTTCTGGTGTGTGGTAGCAGGATTATGTGCTCTTATTGCAGTGGGAATCAGTGTCTTGTACCGGTATCATGAACCGGCAATTGTACTTCCGATGGTGCTTATTAATGCTTCAGAAGTACTCATCCTCCTTGCAATCACCTCATTCTTCCTGCAGCTTGATCTTGCAACTATTGCCGGACTGATTGCAGTTCTTGGAACAGGAATTGATCAGATGGTAATTCTCACGGATGAAATATTGCATGAAGGGAAGGTTCCTTCACCAAATCTCTATGTAAAACGGTTAAAACGAGCCCTTTCCATAATCGTGGCATCTGCAGCAACTGTTTTTATTGCAATGCTTCCATTAGCACTCATGGATCTTTCAACGCTCCGGGGATTTGCCATCGTTACCATTTTGGGTGTGCTTGTTGGAGTCATCATCACCCGACCTGCATATGGCCGGATTATCATGGCAATCCTCTCACGATAA
- a CDS encoding ComEC/Rec2 family competence protein yields the protein MRYLCFIFLISVIFISISSASPLTVHYLDVGQGDSALIEHNNHTMLIDAGTLDAGPTILSYLQSRGITYLDVMVSSHPHSDHIGGMVDVLNEIPVQLFVDNGATHTTPVYRDLEKVLVKKQIPYATAGRGDVIPFTDDVHIEVTHPDYLSDDMNEDSLALLLTYGDATLFFPGDCEQCDATADVVKLAHHGSKGSASRGLLHNDYPQDVIISLGRNNDYHYPAPSTMNALTKAGISVHRTDLEGTIVLKTDGKRYWFV from the coding sequence ATGAGATATTTATGTTTCATTTTTCTGATATCAGTAATTTTTATATCAATATCCTCCGCTTCTCCGCTCACGGTTCATTATCTGGATGTTGGACAAGGAGATTCAGCCCTTATTGAACATAACAATCATACCATGCTTATCGATGCCGGAACTCTGGATGCTGGTCCAACGATTCTTTCTTATCTCCAGAGCCGTGGGATTACATACCTTGACGTGATGGTATCGAGCCATCCCCACTCTGATCACATCGGGGGTATGGTGGATGTTCTCAATGAGATTCCTGTCCAATTATTCGTAGATAATGGGGCTACTCATACCACTCCGGTGTACAGGGATCTGGAAAAAGTTCTGGTCAAGAAACAGATTCCCTATGCCACCGCAGGAAGGGGTGATGTAATTCCCTTTACTGATGATGTTCATATTGAGGTAACACATCCAGATTATCTCTCTGATGATATGAATGAAGATTCCCTGGCTCTTCTTCTCACCTATGGAGATGCCACCCTTTTCTTCCCCGGAGATTGTGAGCAGTGTGATGCTACAGCTGATGTGGTGAAACTCGCTCATCATGGCTCAAAAGGTTCAGCATCACGGGGATTATTACACAATGACTATCCACAAGATGTTATCATCTCTCTTGGCCGAAACAATGACTATCATTATCCTGCTCCTTCAACCATGAATGCTTTGACAAAAGCCGGGATTTCAGTTCACCGGACAGACCTTGAAGGAACGATTGTTTTAAAGACTGATGGGAAGAGATACTGGTTTGTGTAA
- a CDS encoding DUF3006 family protein has product MVLATVDRIEDDVMVLVTHTESVQEILLPRILFENIYEGDVVRVVAEKDEDGKEEIEKQIGEMRKEINVTSMRNI; this is encoded by the coding sequence ATGGTGCTGGCAACAGTTGACCGGATTGAAGATGATGTTATGGTACTTGTAACTCATACCGAATCGGTCCAGGAGATCCTTCTCCCCCGGATATTGTTTGAGAATATTTATGAGGGTGATGTCGTCCGGGTAGTTGCGGAGAAAGATGAGGATGGGAAGGAGGAGATTGAGAAGCAGATTGGGGAGATGAGGAAAGAAATTAATGTTACCTCTATGAGAAACATATGA
- a CDS encoding PAS domain S-box protein, which translates to MSPHPLRVLYVDDEEYLLDLAKIFLERTKEFIVDTCTSAVKALDMLHHTPFDAIISDYQMPEMDGIEFLIQVRAEIGDIPFILFTGKGREEVVIRAIDNGVDFYLQKGGDPKSQFSELVHKIKKSVERIQAVRALAENEERMRLALDGAKEGHWDVNIVTGKTYISPRACEMLGYPQDELQEILGFNRRSIIHPEDISKTEQIMKDYFQGKTGFFQVEQRLRMKCGEWKWMLVRGKVIEYDENHHPVRFVGTYTDITEQKQVEAELLLAKKDWETIFRAVGNPTFILDVDHTIIDANEAVLQMTGKSLEEIKGLKCWNIFHDPNGTSHPFGCPLEKMRSSGIMETVTIDAEIFNKTLMVSCTPVVDESGNIIKAIHIATDVTENIHLERYLQENRDYLNQIFTSVREGIVIVDAYTHEILDINPAAAQMIGAPKEEIILQRYHNYFFSSDCEKCPITDLMPKIDNSEQVLITTEGRKIPIIKYAVPFSFHGRECLLVTFIDNSEREKIYFDLLGAYRQLSDAKEELKSQYDDLVTLQNSLQASEIKYRSIIETTPNIIWDLSLDGIISYINPQCQDVLGYTAEELIGLPIISLIPPDNQDDARYYLINRPSHDPNIITLDLPFIHKNGSVVILNIRSSHIVDMYGEQGGYRCVALDITDLIHSKHELEEKNRQVEQLIEQKTLFLYQLAHDLRTPLTPIIGMGPLLLDSVSDSDTRDYVRIFLDNISYLWKMIEEILVHVQLNSMYSLDTVEPCNLHTLIDDAITSNQHLAQQNELIIENNVDSDLVIPVLKLYTDLAFRNIINNAVKYNVPKGKVTISASVQEHDLIISISDTGVGIPKAIQDKIWDELFTGDISRKDPLSKGLGLPIAKKIIELQNGSIGVISDGHLTGSTFLIRLPYNGYNGE; encoded by the coding sequence ATGTCCCCCCATCCTCTCCGTGTACTCTATGTTGATGATGAAGAATATCTCCTTGATCTCGCCAAAATTTTTCTTGAGCGAACAAAGGAATTCATCGTAGATACATGTACCTCTGCCGTTAAAGCGTTGGATATGTTACATCATACTCCATTTGATGCGATTATTTCCGATTACCAGATGCCGGAAATGGACGGCATAGAATTTCTCATTCAGGTGCGGGCAGAGATCGGAGATATTCCTTTTATTCTCTTTACCGGAAAAGGGAGAGAAGAGGTAGTCATCAGGGCTATTGATAACGGAGTAGACTTTTATCTTCAAAAAGGGGGGGATCCGAAATCCCAGTTTTCTGAACTCGTGCATAAAATAAAAAAATCTGTCGAGAGAATTCAGGCCGTCAGGGCACTTGCAGAGAACGAAGAGCGAATGAGGCTTGCTCTTGACGGAGCAAAGGAAGGTCACTGGGATGTGAATATAGTGACCGGGAAGACCTATATCAGTCCCCGGGCCTGTGAGATGCTTGGATACCCTCAGGATGAGTTGCAGGAAATATTGGGTTTTAATCGAAGATCAATTATTCATCCTGAAGATATTTCGAAGACTGAACAGATAATGAAGGACTATTTTCAGGGAAAAACAGGGTTCTTTCAAGTTGAACAACGCCTCCGGATGAAATGCGGAGAATGGAAATGGATGCTGGTCAGGGGGAAAGTAATAGAATATGACGAGAATCATCACCCTGTCCGGTTTGTTGGGACATATACCGATATAACTGAACAAAAACAAGTTGAAGCAGAACTTCTTCTTGCAAAAAAAGACTGGGAAACAATATTTCGTGCGGTTGGAAATCCGACATTCATCCTTGATGTGGACCATACCATCATTGATGCAAATGAAGCTGTTCTTCAAATGACCGGAAAGTCTCTTGAAGAGATAAAGGGGCTCAAATGCTGGAATATATTCCATGATCCAAATGGTACGTCTCATCCATTTGGTTGTCCACTTGAGAAGATGAGATCTTCAGGGATAATGGAGACCGTGACCATCGATGCTGAAATATTTAATAAAACACTCATGGTCTCCTGCACTCCTGTAGTTGATGAGTCCGGTAACATAATTAAGGCTATTCATATCGCTACGGATGTGACAGAAAACATCCATCTTGAACGATATCTTCAGGAAAACAGGGATTACCTAAACCAGATATTTACTTCAGTCAGGGAGGGTATTGTCATCGTCGATGCTTATACTCATGAAATACTTGACATCAATCCTGCAGCAGCTCAGATGATTGGTGCTCCCAAAGAAGAAATTATTCTTCAGCGTTACCATAATTATTTTTTTTCTTCAGATTGTGAAAAATGTCCAATCACTGATCTTATGCCGAAAATCGATAATTCTGAACAGGTGCTGATTACTACAGAAGGTAGGAAAATCCCAATAATTAAATATGCAGTTCCTTTTTCTTTCCATGGAAGAGAATGTCTTCTCGTAACATTTATTGACAATTCTGAACGTGAAAAAATCTATTTTGATCTTTTGGGAGCATATCGACAACTATCAGATGCGAAAGAAGAACTAAAATCACAATATGATGATCTGGTAACTCTTCAGAATTCTTTACAAGCAAGTGAAATAAAGTATCGATCAATCATCGAGACAACACCAAATATCATATGGGATCTCTCTTTGGATGGAATAATATCATATATCAATCCCCAATGTCAGGACGTCCTTGGGTATACTGCAGAAGAATTAATCGGACTGCCGATTATCTCGCTGATTCCTCCTGATAATCAAGATGATGCCAGATATTATTTGATTAACCGACCATCACACGATCCCAATATTATTACTCTGGATCTCCCGTTCATCCACAAAAATGGAAGTGTTGTAATCCTGAACATCCGTTCTTCACATATCGTTGACATGTATGGGGAGCAAGGGGGGTATCGATGTGTTGCACTCGATATTACTGATCTCATTCATTCGAAACACGAGTTGGAGGAGAAAAATCGTCAGGTTGAGCAATTAATAGAGCAAAAAACCCTCTTTTTATACCAGTTGGCTCATGACTTACGGACCCCGCTGACTCCGATAATCGGGATGGGACCTTTGTTACTTGATTCAGTTTCCGATTCAGACACCCGGGATTATGTCCGGATTTTTTTAGACAATATTTCGTACCTCTGGAAGATGATCGAAGAGATCCTGGTTCATGTCCAGTTAAACAGTATGTATTCCCTTGATACTGTAGAGCCATGTAATCTTCATACTCTCATTGACGATGCAATAACCTCAAATCAGCATTTGGCTCAACAAAATGAGTTAATCATTGAAAACAATGTAGACTCAGATCTTGTCATCCCAGTGTTAAAATTATACACCGACCTGGCTTTTCGTAATATCATCAATAATGCGGTAAAGTACAATGTCCCCAAAGGAAAAGTGACAATATCCGCATCAGTCCAGGAGCATGATCTCATCATCTCAATTTCAGATACTGGAGTTGGTATCCCAAAAGCGATACAGGACAAAATTTGGGACGAGTTATTTACCGGAGATATTTCACGCAAAGATCCATTGTCAAAAGGATTAGGTCTACCTATTGCAAAAAAAATAATTGAACTTCAAAACGGATCAATTGGAGTGATCAGCGACGGTCATTTAACTGGTTCTACGTTTCTCATTCGGTTACCCTATAATGGTTATAATGGGGAATGA
- a CDS encoding cation:proton antiporter, producing MHSVELILTLTGGFAAALFFGYITHRLGLSPIIGYLIAGIMVSPNTPGFVANYELAEQLAEIGVILLMFGVGLQFHLKEFLAVRKVALPGALIQSLTATALGAIIMYWLGWSIEAGIIFGLAISVASTVVLTRVLSDNNELHTKTGHIAIGWLVMEDLFTVFVLVLLPAVFGSSVVGLTGIGTAVGIATVKILLLVGFTFVVGGWVIPKLLTNIAKTGSRELFTLSILAIAMCIAVGSAFLFDVSMALGAFLAGMVVGRSEFSLRAATEALPLRDAFAVLFFVSVGMLFDWSSLADSAIFVVATLLIILIGKPLIAFFIIILMRYPLRIALSVAVVLSQIGEFSFILATMGRDLHILPENASNVLVAAAIISITLNPILFRAIGKFECYLNDCPRVSKYIQERCGPQISSVSECELDKQTDESTAIVIGYGPVGQTVSRLLRDNSIEPLIIELNVETVQSLIKKGYKAIYGNASHIDTLKKAGVKNADVLVISAANIPESDEIVKNAKRINPDIRVIARTLYVSEVQNLKKAGADVILSDEGELALSVTELILRHSGATHDQIDRERDRVHQTLFSRSEENQS from the coding sequence GTGCATAGTGTCGAACTCATCCTCACGCTTACCGGAGGATTTGCAGCAGCCCTCTTTTTCGGGTATATCACCCATCGTCTGGGCCTATCACCGATTATCGGGTACCTGATCGCCGGAATTATGGTCAGCCCCAATACACCCGGATTTGTTGCGAACTATGAACTCGCCGAACAATTGGCAGAGATAGGAGTAATTCTCCTTATGTTCGGAGTAGGGCTGCAATTCCACTTAAAAGAATTTTTAGCGGTAAGAAAAGTTGCACTCCCCGGTGCCCTGATTCAAAGCCTGACTGCGACTGCCCTTGGTGCAATAATCATGTACTGGCTGGGCTGGAGCATAGAAGCAGGAATTATCTTCGGACTTGCAATATCAGTAGCCAGTACTGTTGTTTTAACACGAGTGCTCTCAGACAATAATGAACTCCATACCAAAACCGGTCATATTGCAATCGGATGGCTGGTGATGGAAGACTTATTCACGGTCTTTGTTCTGGTCCTGCTTCCAGCTGTGTTTGGCAGCTCAGTTGTTGGATTAACAGGTATCGGAACTGCTGTGGGTATAGCAACGGTTAAAATTCTCCTGCTTGTCGGATTCACATTCGTAGTTGGCGGATGGGTCATCCCTAAACTCCTCACAAATATTGCAAAAACTGGTTCCCGTGAGCTGTTTACCCTCTCAATTCTTGCAATTGCAATGTGTATTGCTGTCGGATCAGCATTCCTGTTTGATGTCTCCATGGCTCTTGGAGCATTTCTTGCCGGAATGGTTGTTGGGAGATCAGAATTTTCCCTTCGGGCTGCTACTGAGGCACTGCCCCTACGTGACGCATTTGCGGTATTGTTCTTTGTATCAGTAGGGATGCTTTTTGACTGGTCAAGCCTTGCTGATTCTGCAATTTTTGTTGTTGCAACCCTTCTCATAATCCTTATCGGAAAGCCACTGATTGCATTTTTTATAATTATCCTGATGCGATACCCGCTCAGAATTGCATTATCTGTGGCAGTTGTCCTCTCACAAATCGGAGAATTTTCTTTTATTTTGGCGACGATGGGAAGAGACCTTCATATTTTACCAGAGAACGCCTCAAATGTTCTGGTCGCTGCAGCAATCATCTCGATAACATTAAACCCAATCCTGTTTCGTGCTATTGGAAAATTTGAGTGTTATCTCAACGATTGTCCACGAGTATCGAAATATATCCAGGAGCGGTGTGGCCCACAGATCAGTTCTGTATCTGAATGTGAACTGGATAAACAGACTGATGAGTCAACTGCCATTGTTATCGGGTATGGACCTGTTGGTCAGACGGTATCCAGGCTTTTGAGAGACAATTCAATTGAACCACTTATTATTGAGTTAAATGTCGAAACAGTCCAATCGCTGATAAAAAAAGGATATAAGGCGATCTATGGAAATGCCAGCCATATAGACACACTCAAAAAAGCCGGAGTAAAAAATGCCGATGTTCTGGTGATCAGTGCTGCAAATATTCCGGAAAGTGATGAAATCGTTAAAAATGCCAAACGGATCAATCCGGATATCAGGGTTATCGCCCGTACTTTGTATGTATCAGAGGTTCAAAACCTCAAAAAAGCTGGTGCAGATGTAATTTTATCTGATGAAGGAGAACTGGCATTATCGGTAACAGAATTAATTCTCCGGCATTCTGGTGCAACTCATGATCAGATTGACCGGGAACGTGACCGGGTCCATCAGACCCTTTTCTCCCGGTCAGAAGAGAACCAATCATAA
- a CDS encoding histone family protein, which produces MADLPIAAVARIAKNSGAERVGADASVILAEKAEEFIGDLVKEAVKLAGHAGRKTLKAEDIEIAAEKFE; this is translated from the coding sequence ATGGCAGATTTACCAATTGCAGCAGTCGCACGGATTGCAAAAAACAGTGGTGCTGAGCGTGTCGGTGCAGATGCATCAGTCATCCTTGCAGAGAAGGCAGAAGAGTTTATCGGTGACCTTGTCAAGGAAGCAGTAAAACTTGCAGGTCATGCAGGCAGAAAGACTCTTAAAGCAGAAGACATTGAGATTGCTGCAGAGAAATTCGAATAA
- a CDS encoding MFS transporter — protein sequence MISRTFQPTKWTLLFLLLSAMMILMGGAAVAPALPFISEAFPDASDSVISLIITLPALAIALTGIFLGALSDKIGKIKVLIVSIAIFTIAGSSGYYLDNIYALLAGRFFLGIGIAGITCTTSSLIPCYYEGITRARVLGYQAAAMGFGVLVLEMSGGWLAGISWHAAFLIYLVGIVILAGVLLTMREPVLPKIMRDKDESPEQFPTAPLLMAYITLFLGNMLFFLMPVKFPYLIATMDAARILGENTALTSGLFLGIMGCASSLMGLAYGRIVWRFHRNTILTATFVFFGLGYCLLGLASSLVVVGIAVVCVGIAEGILMPTILTWIATITPKQFLGRASGGFSVSLNLGQFASTLAIVPVIAIASTYGVMFVTFGCAGFLLAVPFVFGTLKQKYALPEINPGSKQEI from the coding sequence ATGATTTCCCGAACATTTCAACCAACGAAATGGACACTCCTATTTCTCTTGTTATCGGCCATGATGATTCTCATGGGAGGAGCAGCAGTCGCGCCTGCACTTCCTTTCATCAGTGAGGCTTTCCCGGATGCATCAGATTCTGTTATCTCCCTTATAATAACGCTTCCTGCACTGGCAATCGCCCTTACCGGTATTTTCCTTGGTGCTCTCTCCGACAAAATCGGGAAAATCAAGGTCCTTATTGTTTCCATAGCCATCTTCACCATCGCAGGCAGTTCCGGCTATTACCTTGACAATATATACGCACTCCTTGCAGGCAGATTCTTTCTTGGGATTGGTATTGCCGGAATTACCTGTACGACATCATCACTGATCCCCTGTTACTATGAAGGGATTACCCGCGCCAGAGTCCTTGGGTATCAGGCAGCAGCCATGGGATTTGGAGTTTTGGTTCTGGAAATGAGCGGCGGATGGCTTGCAGGTATTTCCTGGCATGCAGCATTCCTGATTTACCTGGTAGGTATTGTCATTCTTGCCGGAGTTTTGCTCACCATGAGAGAACCGGTTCTTCCAAAGATTATGAGGGACAAGGATGAATCACCAGAACAATTCCCGACAGCTCCCCTCTTGATGGCGTACATTACTCTGTTTCTGGGGAACATGTTGTTCTTTCTTATGCCAGTCAAATTCCCCTACCTGATTGCGACGATGGATGCAGCACGAATACTTGGAGAGAACACAGCCCTTACCAGTGGATTATTCCTGGGTATCATGGGGTGTGCTTCATCACTCATGGGACTTGCATATGGCAGAATAGTCTGGAGATTTCATCGGAACACGATCCTGACTGCCACATTTGTTTTCTTTGGACTCGGATACTGTTTGTTAGGACTTGCATCATCTCTTGTTGTCGTCGGAATCGCAGTGGTATGTGTAGGCATTGCAGAAGGGATTCTGATGCCAACAATTCTGACATGGATTGCGACAATTACACCAAAACAATTTCTTGGAAGAGCAAGCGGTGGATTTTCTGTATCCTTAAACCTGGGACAATTCGCATCTACCCTGGCCATTGTTCCGGTTATCGCAATCGCTTCAACATATGGCGTCATGTTCGTAACATTCGGCTGTGCAGGTTTTTTACTTGCTGTGCCATTTGTATTCGGGACATTAAAACAAAAATACGCCCTTCCTGAGATAAATCCGGGATCAAAACAGGAGATCTAA
- a CDS encoding winged helix-turn-helix transcriptional regulator produces the protein MRCVNFGFALGFFIIPLVLSIITPQGFYFESPNVLILDDGSGEHITSENPYTSSPHPYRFSEQWVLTSLLGDFDSFDRQIRDQLRGYRKISSHNVLDHETRRKVYDLIIQNPGITLGRLAEISQCNESTLRYHLDKISQEKYIIRVHNGRSSHFFENHNTFSPEEQQFLSRFSSGLTGNILQLIHESPGITRKEIAEKLGVTSPTITRAVLHLAEEKWVILLKEGRNTRHYLPEERGYILQKEIADSA, from the coding sequence ATGCGTTGTGTTAATTTCGGGTTTGCGTTAGGATTTTTCATAATTCCTCTCGTACTTTCCATCATTACTCCCCAGGGTTTCTATTTTGAGAGCCCGAATGTCCTCATACTGGATGATGGATCTGGTGAGCACATCACATCAGAAAACCCCTATACGTCTTCCCCTCACCCATACCGTTTCTCTGAACAATGGGTGTTAACAAGCCTTCTTGGTGATTTTGACTCATTTGACAGACAAATCAGAGATCAACTGAGAGGATATCGCAAAATCTCCTCCCATAATGTTTTAGATCATGAAACCCGACGAAAAGTGTATGATCTGATCATCCAAAATCCAGGAATCACTCTTGGCCGGCTTGCAGAGATTTCACAATGCAATGAAAGTACACTCCGATATCATCTTGACAAGATTTCACAGGAAAAATACATTATTCGTGTACATAACGGGCGTTCATCACATTTCTTTGAGAACCACAATACATTTTCTCCTGAAGAGCAACAGTTCCTATCACGGTTTTCATCAGGCCTTACCGGGAATATTCTGCAATTAATTCACGAATCTCCAGGTATCACCAGAAAAGAGATTGCAGAAAAACTTGGAGTCACAAGTCCAACAATAACCCGTGCAGTTCTGCATCTTGCAGAAGAAAAATGGGTGATTCTCCTTAAAGAAGGAAGAAATACCCGACATTACCTGCCAGAAGAGAGAGGATACATCCTGCAAAAGGAGATTGCAGATTCAGCCTGA
- a CDS encoding protein translocase subunit SecF — translation MDIITSINRFLSSASPAKLCIIPVFLFILSLSVLGMTILQTGLPVSPGIEFQGGLSITIATDETTESLMETFHEYDIISVAEGIHEGKYLKFGPMDEKKVLELTRIVDERYTDAKIDHIGSSFGKTLQDQAGFAILFSFIGMAIVVFVIFRSFVPSLAIVLSALADMVMTAAAMNILGIQLSLGTTAALLMLIGYSVDSDILLTSRVLKRKGTFDEKVSGAFRTGIIMTSTTFGAIAAMWIISWIGGIQIIHEIAQVLLIGLLFDVMNTWLTNVGILKWYLTGEKGKKYSFRGGL, via the coding sequence ATGGATATAATAACCAGTATTAACCGGTTTCTCTCATCGGCATCTCCGGCAAAGCTCTGTATCATACCTGTTTTCTTATTCATACTCTCGCTCTCAGTTCTGGGTATGACCATTCTCCAAACCGGATTGCCGGTATCTCCCGGTATTGAGTTTCAGGGCGGACTAAGTATTACTATCGCAACTGATGAGACGACAGAGTCATTAATGGAGACTTTTCACGAGTATGATATCATCAGTGTCGCGGAAGGCATTCATGAGGGGAAATACCTCAAATTTGGTCCGATGGATGAAAAAAAAGTTCTTGAACTGACCAGGATCGTTGATGAGAGATATACTGATGCAAAAATTGATCATATCGGTTCATCATTTGGGAAAACATTGCAGGATCAGGCAGGGTTTGCAATCTTGTTTTCATTCATCGGTATGGCAATTGTGGTTTTTGTCATCTTTCGCTCTTTTGTTCCTTCTCTTGCAATCGTCTTATCAGCCCTTGCTGACATGGTTATGACTGCTGCAGCAATGAATATTTTGGGAATTCAACTCTCACTTGGGACAACAGCTGCACTATTGATGTTGATTGGATATTCTGTGGATAGTGATATTCTTCTGACTTCACGTGTTCTCAAACGAAAAGGGACTTTTGATGAGAAGGTATCCGGAGCATTCAGGACCGGAATTATCATGACCTCCACAACATTTGGAGCAATTGCTGCGATGTGGATCATCTCATGGATTGGTGGCATACAGATCATTCATGAAATTGCCCAGGTGCTTCTCATTGGTCTTCTCTTTGATGTCATGAACACATGGCTGACAAATGTAGGGATCCTCAAGTGGTATCTGACCGGAGAAAAAGGGAAAAAATACTCATTCCGGGGTGGCTTGTAA